The Aquila chrysaetos chrysaetos chromosome 6, bAquChr1.4, whole genome shotgun sequence genome window below encodes:
- the LOC115343160 gene encoding tyrosine-protein phosphatase non-receptor type 11-like — protein sequence MADVSASCLVTSRRWFHPNISGIEAEKLLLTRGVHGSFLARPSKSNPGDFTLSVRRNDEVTHIKIQNTGDYYDLYGGEKFATLAELVQYYTEQQGLLREKNSNVIELKYPLNCQDPTSERWYHGHLTGKEAEKLLTEKGKPGSFLVRESQSKPGDFVLSVLTNEDKMETGDRKPHVTHVMIHYQPDGKYDVGGGERFDTLTDLVEHYKKNPMVEKSGAVVHLKQPFNATRINAANIENRVKELNKMADHSEKAKQGFWEEFEMLQQQECKLLYPRKEGQRPENKAKNRYKNILPFDTTRVALRDVDESVPGSDYINANYIKSIPEDGRNSEHCKIYIATQGCLQTTVNDFWAMVYQENSHVIVMTTKEVERGRNKCFRYWPDKSCTKEYGCICVRNVSEREAQGYYLRELEILRTDRDERPRLVKHYQYFSWPDHGVPNEPGGVLSFLDQVNRAQRSIPDTGPIIVHCSAGIGRTGTIIVIDILVDIIHRQGLDCDIDIPKTIQMVRRQRSGMVQTEAQYKFVYMAVQQYIEAEQKRLEEEQRNKRKERDYLNIGYAPMEKGRAKGQPPSPRTQSAVDDESASVYENLNIKSPKVSGMSNTGR from the exons ATGGCCGATGTTTCAGCATCTTGCTTAGTGACATCCCGCAG GTGGTTTCATCCCAACATCAGCGGAATTGAGGCAGAGAAGCTGCTCCTGACCAGGGGTGTCCATGGCAGCTTTCTGGCTCGACCCAGTAAGAGCAACCCAGGAGATTTCACTCTCTCCGTCAG AAGAAACGATGAGGTGACGCACATTAAGATCCAGAACACGGGGGATTACTATGACCTGTACGGCGGCGAGAAGTTCGCCACGCTGGCAGAGCTGGTGCAGTACTACACCGAGCAGCAAGGGCTGCTGCGGGAGAAGAACAGCAATGTCATCGAGCTGAAGTACCCTCTCAACTGCCAGGACCCCACCTCGGAGAG GTGGTACCATGGGCACCTCACCGGCAAGGAGGCAGAGAAGCTTCTGACGGAGAAAGGGAAACCGGGTAGCTTTCTGGTGCGAGAGAGCCAGAGCAAACCAGGAGACTTTGTACTGTCGGTGCTGACGAACGAGGATAAGATGGAGACTGGGGACAGAAAACCACACGTGACCCACGTGATGATCCACTACCAG ccGGATGGGAAGTATGACgtggggggaggagagaggttCGACACGCTCACAGACCTGGTGGAGCACTATAAGAAGAACCCCATGGTGGAGAAATCCGGAGCTGTGGTTCATCTGAAGCAG CCATTCAACGCCACACGCATCAATGCAGCTAACATTGAAAACAGAGTGAAGGAGCTGAACAAAATGGCAGATCACAGTGAGAAGGCCAAGCAAGGGTTCTGGGAAGAGTTTGAG atgctgcagcagcaagagtGTAAGCTCCTCTACCCCAGGAAAGAGGGACAGCGACCAGAGAACAAGGCTAAGAATCGCTACAAGAACATCCTTCCCT TTGATACCACGCGGGTGGCACTCCGAGACGTCGATGAGAGCGTGCCCGGGTCGGACTACATCAATGCCAACTATATCAAG AGCATCCCTGAAGATGGAAGGAACTCTGAGCACTGCAAGATCTATATAGCCacccagggctgcctgcagacaACAGTGAATGACTTCTGGGCCATGGTCTACCAAGAGAACAGTCACGTCATTGTCATGACCACCAAGGAGGTGGAGCGAGGCAGG aaCAAATGCTTCCGTTACTGGCCAGACAAGAGTTGCACCAAGGAATACGGGTGCATCTGTGTGCGGAACGTGAGCGAGCGTGAGGCCCAGGGCTACTACCTTCGGGAGCTGGAGATCTTGCGGACTGACAGG gatGAGCGCCCGCGACTGGTGAAGCACTATCAGTATTTCAGCTGGCCGGACCACGGGGTGCCCAATGAACCAGGAGGGGTTCTGAGCTTTCTGGACCAAGTGAATCGGGCACAGCGAAGCATTCCAGACACGGGGCCGATCATAGTGCACTGCAG tgctGGAATAGGACGTACAGGCACCATCATAGTGATAGATATTCTGGTGGATATTATTCACAGGCAAG GTTTGGACTGCGATATTGACATCCCCAAAACTATCCAGATGGTACGCAGGCAACGTTCGGGCATGGTGCAGACAGAGGCGCAGTACAAGTTTGTTTACATGGCTGTTCAGCAGTACATTGAGGCTGAGCAGAAGAGGTTGGAAGAAGAACAG aggaataaaaggaaagagcGAGACTACTTGAATATCGGCTACGCTCCTATGGAAAAAGGCAGAGCCAAGGGGCAGCCCCCTTCGCCACGGACCCAGTCTGC GGTTGATGACGAGTCAGCTTCCGTCTACGAGAACCTTAACATCAAAAGCCCAAAGGTTTCAGGGATGAGTAATACAGGGCGATAA